One window of the Macaca thibetana thibetana isolate TM-01 chromosome 1, ASM2454274v1, whole genome shotgun sequence genome contains the following:
- the RPF1 gene encoding ribosome production factor 1, with product MAKAGEKSSSSWKKSLKRKAAVEEIQEAAGAGDGATESGVQPPKAAAFPPGFSISEIKNKQRRHLMFTRWKQQQRKEKLAAKKKLKKEREALGDKAPPKPVPKTIDNQRVYDETTVDPNDEEVAYDESTDEFASYFNKQTSPKILITTSDRPHGRTVRLCEQLSTVIPNSHVYYRRGLALKKIIPQCIAREFTDLIVINEDRKTPNGLILSHLPNGPTAHFKMSSVRLRKEIKRRGKDPTEHIPEIILNNFTTRLGHSIGRMFASLFPHNPQFIGRQVATFHNQRDYIFFRFHRYIFRSEKKVGIQELGPRFTLKLRSLQKGTFDSKYGEYEWVHKPREMDTSRRKFHL from the exons ATGGCGAAAGCCGGAGAAaagagcagcagcagctggaagaAAAGTCTGAAACGGAAAGCCGCTGTCGAAGAAATTCAGGAGGCTGCAGGCGCTGGGGATGGGGCGACGGAAAGCGGGGTCCAACCCCCGAAAGCGGCTGCTTTTCCGCCAGGCTTTAGTATTTcggagattaaaaacaaacagcgGCGACACTTAATGTTCACGCGGTGGAAACAACAGCAGCGGAAG GAAAAGTTGGCAGctaagaaaaaacttaaaaaagaaagagaggctcTTGGTGATAAG GCTCCACCAAAGCCTGTACCCAAGACCATTGACAACCAGCGAGTGTATGATGAAACCACGGTAGACCCTAATGATGAAGAG GTTGCTTATGATGAATCTACAGATGAATTTGCTTCTTACTTCAACAAACAGACTTCTCCCAAGATTCTCATCACAACATCAGATAGACCTCATGGG aGAACAGTACGACTCTGTGAACAGCTCTCCACAGTTATACCAAACTCACATGTTTATTACAGAAGAGGACTggctctgaaaaaaattattcctcaGTGCATCGCAAGAGAGTTCACAGACCTGATTGTTATTAATGAAGATCGCAAAACCCcaa ATGGACTTATTTTGAGTCACTTGCCAAATGGCCCAACTGCTCATTTCAAAATGAGCAGTGTTCGTCTTCGTAAAGAAATTAAG aGAAGAGGCAAGGACCCCACAGAACACATACCTGAAATAATTCTGAATAATTTTACAACACGGCTGGGTCATTCAATTGGACGTATGTTTGCATCTCTCTTCCCTCATAATCCTCAATTTATTGGAAGGCAGGTTGCCACATTCCACAATCAACGGGATTATATATTCTTCagatttcacag aTACATATTCAGGAGTGAAAAGAAAGTGGGAATTCAGGAACTTGGACCACGTTTTACCTTAAAATTAAGGTCTCTTCAGAAAGGAACCTTTGATTCTAAATATGGAGAGTATGAATGGGTCCATAAG CCCCGGGAAATGGATACAAGTAgaagaaaattccatttataa